CATAGCGCCTCACAAATTTTGGGTGGAACTCCTCAAACAATCCCAACATATCGTGACTGACCAGAATTTGTCCGTCACAGCCGGAACCGGCCCCGATGCCAATCGTAGGAATGCGAAGGATATCGCTCACCTCGCGGGCCAGCTGGGCCGGAACCTTCTCCAGAACCAGTGAAAAAACACCGGCTTCCTGAAGAATTTTGGCGTCGCTCAAAAGTTTTTTAGCAGCGGCTTCCTCGCGGGCCTGTACCTTGTACCCTCCGAATTTATGATACGATTGGGGCGTGAGCCCAAGATGTCCCATAACGGGGATGCCAAAATCCACAAGCTTTGAAATGACATCCGCAACCGGTTCGCCTCCTTCAATTTTCACAGCCTCTGCATTACCCTCTTTCATCAAGCGCCCTGCGTTTTCGATGGCCTTCGCCTCGCTCACCTGAAAGGACAGAAAGGGCATGTCCGCCACAAGAAGGGCGCGCTCGACGCCTCGGGACACCGCCTGCGTATGGTAGATGATTTGGTCGACCGTTACCGGAAGTGTTGATGAATGTCCGCTCACCACCATTCCCACCGAATCGCCCACGAGAATTACATCAATTCCCGCCTGATCCAGAATTTTCGCCATCAAATAATCGTATGCCGTAAGGGCAGCAATTTTTTCCTTCTGCTCTTTCATACGAATGATTTCCGGAGCCGTTACTTTTTTACTCATCATAAAATGCTCTCCCGAATAATACCGCCACCTAATACAACGTCATTGTCATAAAAAACAACCGATTGCCCCGGCGTAACCGCCCGTTGGGGCACATCAAACACAACCCGCACGGTCCCGTCTTCGGCAGGTTCTATCCATCCAAAAGAACCGGGATCCTTGTAACGAATCTTAATAAATGCCCTGCGCTTTGATTCCAATCGTTCAATTGAAATCCAATTCAATTTTTCAGCAACAAGCCCCGATCGGTACAGCTCATCTTTGCGCCCCACAATAATTTCGTTGGTTTCGGGCCGAATCTCCGATACATAAACAGGCTCGCCCACAGCAATCCCCAATCCTTTTCGCTGACCAATAGTGTAAAACGGATAACCGGAATGTTGGCCAAGAATATTCCCCTGAACGTCGCGGATCGTACCCCGGGCCAAGCGTTTTGTCACATCCGGAAATCGATCTTTGAGAAAGCGGCCGTAATTGTTGTCGGGGATAAAACAAATCTCCTGGCTCTCTTGTTTTTGTGCGGTTTTGAGCCCAAATTTTTCCGCCAGCGCCCGGACCTCGCTTTTGGTCAATTCTCCCACAGGAAAAATCGTGTGAGCCAGACTGTCCTGACTCAATCCCCACAGCGCATAGGATTGATCCTTCCGGCTGTTGGGACTTTTTAACAAGCGGTAGCGGTTGGTTTTGGGATCAAAATCGACCCGGGCAAAATGACCGGTGGCAATTCGATCTCCACCCATCTCCCTCGCCTTGGCCAGAAAGCTTTCCCATTTTATTTTGGCATTGCAAATAATACAGGGATTCGGTGTCCGCCCCTGCAGATATTCCGATGCAAAATTATTAATCACCCAATGATCAAAATCGGCGTGAAAATCAAAAATCAGGTGACGGATGCCGAGATGGTCACAAACCGATCTGGCGTCGTGAACCGCGTTTACGGAACAACACCCTCTTTCATTTTCGGGCAAAAAGAGTTCCCGTGCAGAGCGCCGCCAGAGTTTCATCGTCACACCAATCACCTGGTAGCCCTGTTCCACAAGAAGCGCGGCCGCCACGGAGCTGTCGACTCCGCCGCTCATCCCCACAAAAACACGTGTTTCTGTTTTAGATTTTAGCATGTATTCCAATGATTTCTTTTATTCTGATTAAACATTTTATAATTGCCAGTTATCTTGCGTTATTCATAAATTTTCGCCACGAAAATCCTAAGTCACGAAGGTAATACCAATTAAAATGGTTCTACTGGCTTTTTTGTGGATTTATTTTCTTAAAATACAGAAAGCATTCCATTCTGACCCTCCCCCCGGGGGTGGGTTAAAAAGAGACCGTGCCTCACTATTCAGGAATATTGCTTTTCCCATAAAAATTCCAGTAGAGCCATTAAAATAATTAGCTATTTGAAACTCAGTTCGTTTGGCATCGTTTTCTGATCAATAAATATTTATTTATCTTTTTGTTTATTAT
This portion of the Calditrichota bacterium genome encodes:
- the panB gene encoding 3-methyl-2-oxobutanoate hydroxymethyltransferase, with the protein product MSKKVTAPEIIRMKEQKEKIAALTAYDYLMAKILDQAGIDVILVGDSVGMVVSGHSSTLPVTVDQIIYHTQAVSRGVERALLVADMPFLSFQVSEAKAIENAGRLMKEGNAEAVKIEGGEPVADVISKLVDFGIPVMGHLGLTPQSYHKFGGYKVQAREEAAAKKLLSDAKILQEAGVFSLVLEKVPAQLAREVSDILRIPTIGIGAGSGCDGQILVSHDMLGLFEEFHPKFVRRYAEMAKDMKSAFSRYIGDVKSGTFPSDEESYF
- the mnmA gene encoding tRNA 2-thiouridine(34) synthase MnmA; protein product: MLKSKTETRVFVGMSGGVDSSVAAALLVEQGYQVIGVTMKLWRRSARELFLPENERGCCSVNAVHDARSVCDHLGIRHLIFDFHADFDHWVINNFASEYLQGRTPNPCIICNAKIKWESFLAKAREMGGDRIATGHFARVDFDPKTNRYRLLKSPNSRKDQSYALWGLSQDSLAHTIFPVGELTKSEVRALAEKFGLKTAQKQESQEICFIPDNNYGRFLKDRFPDVTKRLARGTIRDVQGNILGQHSGYPFYTIGQRKGLGIAVGEPVYVSEIRPETNEIIVGRKDELYRSGLVAEKLNWISIERLESKRRAFIKIRYKDPGSFGWIEPAEDGTVRVVFDVPQRAVTPGQSVVFYDNDVVLGGGIIRESIL